AATTTGCAATTCTCAATTTTAGTAGAAGGATTGAAAGATAAAAACATAAGTCTAGTGTAATCAGATCATTGCAGCATCCTAAAAAAAAAATTAATCTGGCCATGTCAGTTCTCGACTTGGTAATGGTAAATACTGGCGGTTCTCCAAGTCAGTCAATGCGAAATAGTTTGGATTTAGCTCGACATGTGGAACGCTGGGGATATAACCGATATTGGTTAGCAGAACATCATAATATCAAAGGCATTGCTAGTGCGGCTACTTCGGTGCTAATCGGATTTATTGCAGGAGGTACATCCACCATTCGAGTTGGCTCCGGCGGGATAATGCTTCCAAACCACAGCCCACTTGTCATAGCCGAACAATTCGGAACACTAGAGAGTTTGTACCCTGGCAGGATTGAGCTAGGTTTAGGACGTGCCCCGGGAACTGATAGACTGACTGCTATGGCCTTGAGACGTGGTGGTCTTGATGAATCAGAGGAAGATTTTCCTAATAGCGTAGAGGAATTGATGAGCTATTTGACACCCCAAACCACTGGTACAGATGTAAGGGCTACACCCGGAGAGGGATTGAACATACCTATCTGGCTTCTTGGTTCTAGTATTTTTAGTGCTCAACTAGCTGCAGAATGGGGTTTACCATTTGCCTTTGCTAGCCATTTTGCTCCTGCACACTTGGAATCTGCTATAAACATTTATCGAGAACGGTTCCAACCTTCTAAAACCCTACAAGAACCTTATATCATGGCTGCTGTTAATGTGTTTGCAGCTGATACCGATGAGGAAGCAAACCGTCTATTCACTTCCGTACAACTGATGGCGTTAGGAATGATTAGAAGAAATCATGGACTGCTGCAACCCCCCGTAAGTAATATGGATGACTTATGGGATCAGCTTGAAAAATATGCAGTGGGAGAACGGCTCAAATATTCTTTTGTCGGTGGCCCTGCCAAGATTAAAAATGGCTTGGAATCCTTTTTGAATCAAACCCAGGTAGATGAAATCATGGGTGTTTCCCATATTTATGACCATACTGCGAGACTGCGCTCTTTTGAGATTTTATCTTTAATCTGACAATAGCAAACCATCATAGACTACATTATCCAAAGACTGTAGAACAAAATATCCATCTACCTCCTTACCACTATTTGTCACATACATCTTGACGTTTTATTTATTTTTAACACATTAGCTTCGATATTGGTTATCTTGTGTAACAAGGATAACCCAACCTATTGCCCTAGCGATAATACCTTGTTGACGTTGTGGTAGAGTCACGATGTTTATAAAACCGGAAACATAACAACCAAGCATTACAACAGCAATCTAAAATGTACCGCAAATTGCTTAGCATTGAAGCTATTACCTTACATTACTTCGTTTATCCATCAACAACCACCTGCTTTTTTTTAACTTTTATGGATGTTCTCCATGTGATCACCATGTTATGCAGGATCAAATCGCGCTAACTGTTTCCTCTATGTTATCCATGATTGTGATATTTTATGTCTTGGGTCTAAATCGGGATTGAATTATTTTTGTTACTAATTCTAAGTATTATAAACTAGGATCTTCAAGCATGATAACTCATTATTACTTTCTAAATCATTGGAAAACAGGAACCGTATTTCTATGAATATTGATCTAAAAATCTTGTCAGTTTTAGACAATCTTTTTATAATTACTAATTCATCACCAGTACATGGAAAAAATTTCTAATATCGGCAAACAATATAGAAAAACTGTTTCTCTGTTAACTTTTTTTGTAATATGGACTTCTATTTTTTCTGTGATTATGTCGATTAACGCTGGAGATTTTACTTCTAATTTATTCCAAGCAGTTTATGCTCAAAATAATCAAACAGAAGCCGAAGACGTTCAAAAAGAGTCATTAGTGAAAGATGAATCATTGCAAAAACAAGACACGAACAATAATGATAATAAACTTCAACCCCGGGTAATTACCAATCCTGGACCTCAGAACTGTGGAATAAATCCCAATGCACCGCCATGCTGTACACCTGGAGAGGATAAAGGATGTATCGGCGAAGTACCTCAGAACTGTGGAATAAATCCCAATGCACCGCCATGCTGTACACCTGGAGAGGATAAAGGATGTATCGGCGAAGTACCTCAGAACTGTGGAATAAATCCCAATGCACCGCCATGCTGTACACCTGGAGAGGATAAAGGATGTATCGGCGAAGTACCTCAGAACTGTGGAATAAATCCCAATGCACCGCCATGCTGTACACCTGGAGAGGATAAAGGATGTATCGGCGAAGTACCTCAGAACTGTGGAATAAATCCCAATGCACCGCCATGCTGTACACCTGGAGAGGATAAAGGATGTAT
This Candidatus Nitrosocosmicus oleophilus DNA region includes the following protein-coding sequences:
- a CDS encoding LLM class flavin-dependent oxidoreductase, yielding MSVLDLVMVNTGGSPSQSMRNSLDLARHVERWGYNRYWLAEHHNIKGIASAATSVLIGFIAGGTSTIRVGSGGIMLPNHSPLVIAEQFGTLESLYPGRIELGLGRAPGTDRLTAMALRRGGLDESEEDFPNSVEELMSYLTPQTTGTDVRATPGEGLNIPIWLLGSSIFSAQLAAEWGLPFAFASHFAPAHLESAINIYRERFQPSKTLQEPYIMAAVNVFAADTDEEANRLFTSVQLMALGMIRRNHGLLQPPVSNMDDLWDQLEKYAVGERLKYSFVGGPAKIKNGLESFLNQTQVDEIMGVSHIYDHTARLRSFEILSLI